From the genome of Bernardetia sp., one region includes:
- a CDS encoding M14 family zinc carboxypeptidase, whose product MNFTSQLLENYLLYKEKLLVYRHFQPEEFNKVLFDCIKKQNSNFELKKLGDSAQKRPIYHLQFGNGKTPVLLWSQMHGNEPTATMALLDIFHFLENPFTEEDKKLVETLKNHFTLHFVPVLNPDGTALYTRRTAQGIDMNRDFLQRQTPEANLLIDLAEKVQPQFSFNLHDQRSKYSVGKTPIPTTLAFLAPAFDIETTIDKEGMRRREAMQVISLMVEGLEKELGDKMAKYDDAFEVRAFGDNFQKLGYGTILIESGHYPNDWEKQEVRKYNYAAILNALLSVANGLEKDKSITAYDELPFNGTQFYDVILRNVEVEYPQFVTAKMDIAFERETKFDVKEHQYLYKSQIVDLGDLSTFYGHEEHNFEDYKIIMQSEKIDLDKNPNLVFENKQNPNKRFVVVNGVVSGLI is encoded by the coding sequence ATGAATTTCACGTCGCAACTTTTAGAAAACTATTTGCTCTATAAAGAAAAACTTCTTGTTTATAGACACTTTCAACCAGAAGAGTTTAATAAAGTATTATTTGATTGTATCAAAAAGCAGAACTCTAATTTTGAGTTAAAAAAACTAGGCGATTCTGCACAGAAAAGACCTATCTATCATTTGCAATTTGGAAATGGTAAGACACCTGTATTGCTTTGGTCGCAGATGCACGGCAACGAGCCAACAGCCACAATGGCACTTTTAGATATTTTTCATTTTTTGGAAAATCCATTTACAGAAGAAGATAAGAAGTTGGTTGAGACGTTAAAGAATCATTTTACATTGCACTTTGTTCCTGTTCTGAATCCAGATGGAACGGCTCTCTATACTCGCCGAACAGCACAGGGAATTGATATGAACAGAGATTTTCTGCAACGCCAAACGCCAGAAGCAAATCTGCTCATTGATTTAGCTGAAAAAGTACAACCTCAATTTAGCTTTAACCTTCATGACCAACGCTCAAAATATTCTGTTGGAAAAACACCTATTCCCACCACGCTTGCTTTTCTTGCTCCAGCTTTTGATATAGAAACAACCATTGATAAGGAAGGAATGCGACGAAGGGAGGCAATGCAAGTCATTTCACTGATGGTGGAAGGTTTGGAAAAAGAACTAGGAGATAAGATGGCAAAATATGATGATGCTTTTGAAGTTCGTGCCTTTGGAGATAATTTTCAAAAACTAGGCTATGGAACAATTCTGATAGAATCTGGACACTACCCAAATGATTGGGAAAAACAGGAAGTTAGAAAGTATAATTATGCTGCAATTCTGAATGCGTTATTGTCTGTTGCTAATGGACTAGAAAAAGATAAATCCATAACGGCTTACGACGAACTTCCTTTCAATGGAACACAGTTTTATGATGTCATTCTTAGAAACGTAGAAGTAGAATATCCACAGTTTGTAACTGCTAAAATGGATATAGCTTTTGAGAGAGAGACAAAATTTGATGTAAAGGAGCATCAATATCTTTATAAAAGTCAGATTGTAGATTTGGGAGACTTATCTACTTTTTACGGACACGAAGAACATAATTTTGAAGACTATAAAATCATTATGCAAAGTGAGAAAATAGACTTAGATAAAAACCCTAACTTAGTTTTTGAGAACAAACAGAATCCGAACAAACGTTTTGTAGTCGTCAATGGTGTTGTTTCTGGGTTGATTTAA
- a CDS encoding TrkH family potassium uptake protein: protein MKNFKTQFSTYRNTLRDRFQNHVFESRDRILLLIKTLSVICSAIALVLLVYRYGFYVDAPIERVIFKTLDVVFLAFAIFFVFRVVYDAHWIDFLRKNWVEALLIAFILFCGTINYILNFRITYYYFELLGFSNPELSNQHFLSIYMLLMIGLDLTRITTLLSEINYKPATTFLLSFVLLILIGAGLLMLPTMTPGKESMDLIDALFTSTSASCVTGLIVVDTATAFTLKGQIVILVLIQLGGIGMVSFATFFASFLTQGVGIKHQSIIQDYLSSESLVSATKLLRKVVLITLFIEILGTIGIYYAWDEELWEQSQQFESIGEKIFFSFFHSVSAFCNGGFSLFSGGMADTNFKIDRMYNLHFIIIWIVVLGGLGYTTIEDIFSFNSIKERFVKPWKQWNVVTKINVYTTFTLLAIGTIGFLLLEIEKLTDRTIIQAFVTALFQSMTTRTAGFNTMDFEALNPATIIMCLVLMFIGAASGSTAGGIKITTFVLVFVAAVANIRRQERIVIANRTIPDELIRKAFSIFIFAIAYNIMAIFLLLLVQEPSSPNDTKFILKIIFEQVSAFATVGISMNLTGELSFWGKVIIIMSMYLGRVGTLTLALALSNAVVTNSYRHPNAHVMVG, encoded by the coding sequence TTGAAGAATTTTAAAACACAATTTTCTACGTATCGAAATACTCTTCGGGATAGATTTCAAAACCATGTGTTTGAAAGCCGAGACAGAATATTATTGCTGATAAAAACACTTTCAGTAATCTGTTCGGCAATTGCGCTTGTTTTGTTGGTATATCGCTATGGGTTTTATGTAGATGCTCCTATCGAACGTGTTATCTTCAAAACCTTAGATGTTGTTTTTCTTGCCTTTGCTATATTTTTTGTTTTTCGGGTTGTCTATGATGCGCATTGGATAGATTTCTTACGGAAAAATTGGGTAGAAGCTCTGCTGATTGCTTTTATTCTCTTCTGTGGAACAATTAATTATATCCTCAATTTCAGAATAACCTATTATTACTTTGAATTATTAGGCTTTTCAAACCCAGAGCTTTCCAATCAGCATTTTTTGTCTATCTATATGCTCCTTATGATAGGACTAGATTTGACACGCATTACGACGCTTCTTTCAGAAATCAACTATAAACCAGCTACTACATTCCTACTTAGTTTCGTTCTCTTGATTTTGATAGGTGCAGGACTTCTGATGCTTCCTACCATGACACCAGGAAAGGAAAGTATGGATTTGATTGATGCTCTTTTTACCTCTACGAGTGCTTCTTGTGTAACTGGACTTATCGTGGTAGATACAGCGACAGCCTTTACACTCAAGGGACAGATAGTAATTTTGGTTTTGATACAGCTTGGAGGAATCGGAATGGTTTCTTTTGCGACATTTTTTGCCAGCTTCTTGACACAAGGTGTAGGCATCAAGCACCAGTCCATTATTCAAGATTATTTGAGTAGTGAGTCGCTTGTTTCGGCTACCAAACTTCTTCGAAAAGTTGTTTTGATAACCCTTTTTATTGAGATTTTGGGAACAATAGGTATTTATTATGCTTGGGACGAAGAACTTTGGGAACAAAGCCAACAGTTTGAAAGTATAGGAGAAAAAATATTTTTCTCTTTTTTCCATTCAGTTTCAGCATTTTGTAATGGTGGCTTTAGCTTGTTTTCAGGAGGAATGGCAGATACAAATTTCAAAATTGATAGAATGTATAACCTCCATTTTATAATTATTTGGATTGTTGTTTTGGGTGGACTTGGCTACACTACGATTGAAGATATTTTTTCATTTAATAGTATCAAAGAACGTTTTGTAAAGCCTTGGAAGCAGTGGAATGTAGTTACCAAAATCAATGTTTATACGACCTTTACGCTCTTAGCTATCGGCACAATAGGGTTTCTTTTGTTAGAAATAGAAAAACTAACTGACCGAACTATTATTCAAGCCTTCGTAACGGCTCTTTTTCAGTCTATGACCACACGAACGGCAGGCTTTAACACTATGGATTTTGAGGCTCTCAATCCTGCTACCATAATTATGTGTTTGGTTTTAATGTTTATTGGAGCTGCTTCTGGCTCAACGGCTGGAGGAATCAAGATTACTACTTTTGTATTGGTTTTTGTAGCTGCTGTGGCAAATATCAGAAGACAAGAACGTATCGTAATTGCCAATCGTACTATTCCAGATGAACTTATCAGAAAAGCATTTTCTATCTTTATTTTTGCTATAGCCTATAATATAATGGCTATTTTTCTTCTTCTTTTAGTACAAGAACCCTCCTCACCCAACGACACAAAATTTATTCTCAAAATTATATTCGAACAGGTCTCTGCCTTCGCTACGGTCGGAATTAGTATGAACCTCACAGGTGAACTTTCATTTTGGGGAAAGGTTATTATTATTATGTCGATGTATTTGGGACGTGTCGGTACGCTTACGCTTGCGCTTGCACTGAGTAATGCTGTAGTTACCAACTCTTATCGCCACCCGAATGCTCACGTAATGGTAGGATAA
- the asnS gene encoding asparagine--tRNA ligase, producing the protein MKRQDIKDLLVSKEFDKPVYTKGWIRGERGNAYVRFLGLNDGSSIENIQVVADAEKFDENLRKRFNVGAAVSVKGNLVESKGKGQSVEIVAEEIEILGDADAEKYPIQPKAHSMEFLRENAHLRSRTTTFGAIFRLRHALSYAVHKYFNDRRFYYWHSPILTASDAEGAGETFRVTNFDIDNYDAIPKIAEGEQKGKIDNKEDFFGKVTNLTVSGQLEAELGALALGRVYTFGPTFRAENSNTARHLAEFWMIEPEMAFYDLKDNMDLVEDFLKYLIRYALENYRADIEFLDAKFVKENSMKKKEERAEMGLIEKLEFVLANDFKRVTYTEAIDILVNSKHYKKGKFQFDVKWGTDLQSEHERFLVEKHFKTPVILYNYPKDIKAFYMRQNDGEEVGKETVAAMDVLFPGIGEIVGGSQREERLDRLQARTDEMGITEELWWYLDTRKFGTVEHSGFGLGFERLILFITGMGNIRDVIPFPRTPKNAEF; encoded by the coding sequence ATGAAAAGACAAGATATAAAAGACCTTTTAGTGTCTAAAGAATTTGACAAGCCAGTTTATACAAAAGGCTGGATTCGTGGAGAGCGTGGCAATGCGTATGTTCGATTTTTAGGTTTGAACGATGGTTCAAGTATTGAGAATATTCAAGTAGTGGCTGATGCTGAAAAATTTGATGAAAATCTTAGAAAACGTTTTAATGTAGGAGCTGCTGTTTCTGTCAAAGGAAATTTAGTAGAATCTAAAGGAAAAGGACAAAGTGTAGAGATTGTAGCCGAAGAAATAGAAATTTTGGGAGATGCTGATGCTGAAAAATATCCGATTCAACCCAAAGCTCATTCTATGGAGTTTTTAAGAGAAAATGCTCACCTTAGAAGTCGTACTACTACTTTTGGTGCAATTTTCCGTTTGCGCCATGCGCTTTCGTATGCTGTTCACAAATATTTCAACGACCGTCGTTTTTATTACTGGCATTCTCCTATCCTTACAGCGTCTGATGCAGAGGGTGCAGGTGAAACGTTTAGAGTAACCAATTTTGATATTGATAATTACGATGCCATTCCAAAAATTGCAGAAGGCGAACAGAAAGGTAAAATAGACAACAAAGAAGATTTTTTTGGAAAAGTAACTAACCTTACTGTTTCTGGACAGCTAGAGGCAGAACTTGGTGCATTGGCACTAGGTAGAGTTTATACATTTGGTCCTACATTTAGAGCCGAAAACTCAAACACAGCACGACATCTAGCAGAATTTTGGATGATAGAACCCGAGATGGCGTTTTATGATTTGAAAGACAATATGGATTTGGTAGAAGACTTCTTAAAATATCTTATCCGTTATGCCTTAGAAAATTATAGAGCTGATATTGAGTTTTTGGATGCAAAATTTGTAAAAGAAAACTCAATGAAGAAAAAAGAAGAGCGTGCTGAAATGGGACTTATTGAAAAACTAGAGTTTGTCTTGGCAAATGATTTCAAACGAGTTACCTACACAGAAGCAATAGATATTTTAGTAAACTCTAAGCACTACAAAAAAGGAAAATTTCAGTTTGATGTAAAGTGGGGAACTGATTTACAATCCGAACACGAACGTTTCTTAGTAGAAAAGCACTTCAAAACGCCAGTTATTTTGTATAACTACCCAAAAGACATCAAAGCATTTTATATGCGCCAAAACGATGGAGAAGAAGTAGGAAAAGAAACCGTTGCAGCAATGGATGTTCTCTTCCCCGGAATTGGAGAAATTGTAGGAGGTTCGCAGCGTGAGGAGCGTTTGGACAGACTTCAAGCACGTACCGACGAAATGGGAATAACCGAAGAACTTTGGTGGTACTTAGATACTCGTAAGTTTGGAACGGTAGAGCATTCTGGTTTTGGTCTTGGCTTTGAGCGTCTGATTCTTTTCATTACTGGAATGGGAAATATTAGAGATGTAATTCCTTTCCCTAGAACGCCTAAAAATGCAGAGTTTTAA